The Gadus chalcogrammus isolate NIFS_2021 unplaced genomic scaffold, NIFS_Gcha_1.0 GACHA083, whole genome shotgun sequence genome contains a region encoding:
- the LOC130378510 gene encoding uncharacterized protein LOC130378510 — protein sequence MDEEELFDEEPPYTCDPHHNCIDKFIVCQEELMGLFAICPACCERSDSSIVQQEGTFVKIKQVCASCGYHRFWQNQPMLHRNMPTCNLLLSGAIHFTGCLATQTLRMLTLFGLQCISAAVSFAISAATPSLSDSPGHCAKYGSYSLIEDRVNKVVDVQLVQSSEVPNSSWCELEGLKRSVGLLRGNDLHLATLITDRHRQVAKWVREELIPEGTQHYFDVWHIAKIVPMAL from the exons ATGGATGAGGAGGAATTGTTTGATGAGGAGCCACCTTACACGTGTGACCCCCACCACAA ttgcaTTGACAAATTCATTGTTTGCCAAGAGGAGCTGATGGGCCTTTTTGCCATCTGTCCGGCCTGTTGTGAGAGGTCGGATAGTAGCATCGTGCAGCAGGAAGGAACTTTTGTTAAGATCAAGCAG GTCTGTGCATCATGTGGCTACCACCGTTTCTGGCAAAACCAGCCAATGCTCCACAGGAACATGCCAACCTGCAACCTCCTGTTAAGTGGGGCCATTCATTTTACTGGATGTTTGGCCACACAGACACTAAGAATGTTGACCCTGTTTGGCCTGCAGTGCATCAGTGCAGCAGTTTCTTTCGCCATCAGCGCCGCTACACCATCCCT GTCAGATTCTCCTGGGCACTGCGCAAAGTATGGGTCATACTCGCTGATAGAGGACAGAGTGAACAAGGTGGtggatgttcagcttgttcag AGCTCAGAGGTCCCCAACAGCTCATGGTGTGAGCTTGAAGGGCTCAAGCGCAGTGTTGGCCTGCTGAGGGGAAACGACCTGCATTTGGCAACGCTGATCACGGACCGACATCGCCAG GTTGCCAAATgggtgagagaggagctgaTCCCTGAAGGGACAC